In Bos indicus x Bos taurus breed Angus x Brahman F1 hybrid chromosome 23, Bos_hybrid_MaternalHap_v2.0, whole genome shotgun sequence, a single genomic region encodes these proteins:
- the MED20 gene encoding mediator of RNA polymerase II transcription subunit 20 isoform X2, which translates to MGVTCVSQMPVAEGKSVQQTVELLTRKLEMLGAEKQGTFCVDCETYHTAASTLGSQGQAGKLMYVMHNSEYPLSCFALFENGPCLVADTNFDVLMVKLKGFFQSAKASKIETRGTRYQYCDFLVKVGTVTMGPSARGISVEVEYGPCVVASDCWSLLLEFLQSFLGSHTPGAPAVFGNRHDAVYSPADTMVQYMELFNKIRKQQQMPYPVTICI; encoded by the exons ATGGGAGTGACTTG TGTGTCTCAGATGCCCGTGGCTGAGGGCAAGAGCGTCCAGCAGACTGTGGAGCTCCTCACCCGGAAATTGGAGATGCTTGGAGCAGAGAAGCAAGGAACATTTTGTGTGGACTGTGAGACCTATCACACAGCTGCCTCTACCCTGGGCAGCCAAG GTCAGGCCGGGAAGCTGATGTATGTGATGCACAATTCTGAGTACCCTTTGAGCTGCTTCGCCCTCTTTGAGAATGGCCCTTGCCTTGTTGCCGACACCAACTTTGACGTGCTCATGGTGAAACTCAAGGGCTTTTTCCAGAGTGCCAAGGCCAGCAAGATCGAGACCCGGGGCACCCGTTACCAATACTGTGACTTCCTAGTGAAGGTGGGCACGGTCACAATGGGGCCCAGTGCCCGAGGCATCTCCGTGGAG GTGGAGTATGGCCCCTGTGTGGTAGCTAGCGACTGCTGGAGCCTGTTGCTGGAGTTCCTGCAGAGCTTTCTAGGCAGCCACACCCCAGGGGCGCCCGCAGTGTTTGGGAACAGACACGACGCTGTCTACAGCCCAGCAGACACCATGGTCCAGTACATGGAACTCTTCAACAAGATCCGCAAGCAGCAGCAG ATGCCTTACCCCGTCACCATCTGTATCTAA
- the MED20 gene encoding mediator of RNA polymerase II transcription subunit 20 isoform X3, which produces MGVTCVSQMPVAEGKSVQQTVELLTRKLEMLGAEKQGTFCVDCETYHTAASTLGSQGQAGKLMYVMHNSEYPLSCFALFENGPCLVADTNFDVLMVKLKGFFQSAKASKIETRGTRYQYCDFLVKVGTVTMGPSARGISVEVEYGPCVVASDCWSLLLEFLQSFLGSHTPGAPAVFGNRHDAVYSPADTMVQYMELFNKIRKQQQVPVAGIR; this is translated from the exons ATGGGAGTGACTTG TGTGTCTCAGATGCCCGTGGCTGAGGGCAAGAGCGTCCAGCAGACTGTGGAGCTCCTCACCCGGAAATTGGAGATGCTTGGAGCAGAGAAGCAAGGAACATTTTGTGTGGACTGTGAGACCTATCACACAGCTGCCTCTACCCTGGGCAGCCAAG GTCAGGCCGGGAAGCTGATGTATGTGATGCACAATTCTGAGTACCCTTTGAGCTGCTTCGCCCTCTTTGAGAATGGCCCTTGCCTTGTTGCCGACACCAACTTTGACGTGCTCATGGTGAAACTCAAGGGCTTTTTCCAGAGTGCCAAGGCCAGCAAGATCGAGACCCGGGGCACCCGTTACCAATACTGTGACTTCCTAGTGAAGGTGGGCACGGTCACAATGGGGCCCAGTGCCCGAGGCATCTCCGTGGAG GTGGAGTATGGCCCCTGTGTGGTAGCTAGCGACTGCTGGAGCCTGTTGCTGGAGTTCCTGCAGAGCTTTCTAGGCAGCCACACCCCAGGGGCGCCCGCAGTGTTTGGGAACAGACACGACGCTGTCTACAGCCCAGCAGACACCATGGTCCAGTACATGGAACTCTTCAACAAGATCCGCAAGCAGCAGCAGGTGCCGGTGGCGGGGATTCGTTAG
- the BYSL gene encoding bystin, whose translation MPKFKAARGAGVQEKHAPLAEQILAGDAVRAGTREKRRGRGTGDEEEEYVGPRLTRRILQQARQQQEELEAEHGSGDRPAVPRERTTRLGPGVPQDGSDDEEWPTLEQAATRAGPGYQAEVVVDPEDERAIEMFMNQNPPARRTLADIIMEKLTEKQTEVETVMSEVSGFPVPQLDPRVLEVYRGVREVLSKYRSGKLPKAFKIIPALSNWEQILYITEPEAWTAAAMYQATRIFASNLKERMAQRFYNLVLLPRVRDDIAEYKRLNFHLYMALKKALFKPGAWFKGILIPLCESGTCTLREAIIVGSIITKCSIPVLHSSAAMLKIAEMEYSGANSIFLRLLLDKKYALPYRVLDALVFHFLGFRTEKRELPVLWHQCLLTLVQRYKADLATEQKEALLELLRLQPHPQLSPEIRRELQSAVPRDVEDVPVTME comes from the exons ATGCCCAAGTTCAAGGCGGCCCGCGGGGCCGGGGTTCAGGAAAAGCATGCGCCGCTGGCCGAGCAGATCCTGGCTGGGGACGCGGTGCGGGCAGGAACCCGAGAAAAACGGCGGGGTCGCGGAACCGGAGACGAGGAGGAAGAGTACGTGGGGCCCCGGCTGACCCGACGGATTTTGCAGCAAGCGCGGCAGCAGCAAGAGGAGCTCGAGGCAGAGCATGGGAGCGGGGACAGGCCCGCAGTGCCGCGGGAGCGCACTACGCGGCTTG GTCCAGGCGTGCCGCAGGATGGGTCAGATGACGAGGAGTGGCCCACCCTGGAGCAGGCTGCCACCAGGGCAGGGCCGGGCTATCAGGCGGAGGTGGTCGTGGACCCCGAGGATGAGCGTGCCATTGAGATGTTCATGAACCAGAACCCTCCTGCCAG GCGCACCCTGGCTGACATCATCATGGAGAAGTTAACTGAGAAGCAGACGGAAGTCGAAACAGTCATGTCCGaggtctcaggcttccctgtgcccCAGCTGGACCCCCGCGTCCTAGAGGTCTACAGAGGGGTTCGGGAG GTGTTGTCTAAGTACCGCAGTGGGAAACTGCCCAAGGCATTTAAGATCATCCCTGCCCTCTCCAACTGGGAGCAGATCCTCTACATCACAGAGCCTGAGGCCTGGACCGCTGCTGCCATGTACCAAGCCACAAG GATTTTTGCCTCTAACCTAAAGGAACGGATGGCCCAGCGCTTCTATAACCTGGTTCTGCTCCCCCGGGTACGAGATGACATTGCTGAGTACAAACGACTCAACTTCCACCTCTACATGGCCCTGAAGAAGGCCCTGTTCAAGCCTGGAGCCTGGTTTAAAG GCATCCTGATCCCACTGTGCGAGTCGGGCACCTGTACCCTCCGGGAAGCCATCATCGTGGGCAGCATCATCACCAAGTGCTCCATCCCCGTGCTGCACTCCAG TGCGGCCATGCTGAAAATTGCAGAGATGGAGTACAGCGGGGCCAACAGCATCTTCCTGCGGCTGCTGCTGGACAAGAAGTACGCGCTGCCCTACCGAGTGCTGGACGCCCTGGTCTTCCACTTCCTGGGCTTCCGGACAGAGAAGCGTGAGCTGCCCGTGCTCTGGCACCAGTGCCTGTTGACTTTGGTCCAGCGCTACAAGGCCGACCTGGCCACGGAGCAGAAGGAGGCCCTCCTGGAACTGCTCCGgctgcagccccacccccagctgtcCCCAGAGATCAGGCGTGAGTTGCAGAGTGCCGTCCCCCGAGATGTAGAAGATGTTCCCGTCACCATGGAGTGA
- the CCND3 gene encoding G1/S-specific cyclin-D3 isoform X4, translating to MYPPSMIATGSIGAAVQGLGACSTSGDELTELLAGITGTEVDCLRACQEQIEAALRESLREAAQTSPSPAPKAPRGSSSQGPSQTSTPTDVTAIHL from the exons ATGTACCCCCCATCCATGATTGCCACAGGCAGCATCGGAGCTGCAGTGCAAGGCCTGGGTGCCTGCTCCACATCTGGGGACGAGCTCACGGAGCTGCTGGCAGGGATCACAGGCACTGAAGTG GACTGCCTGCGGGCCTGTCAGGAGCAGATTGAAGCTGCCCTCAGGGAGAGCCTCAGGGAAGCCGCCCAGACCTCTCCCAGCCCAGCGCCCAAAGCCCCCAggggctccagcagccaggggccCAGCCAGACCAGCACTCCTACAGACGTCACGGCCATCCACCTGTAG